The Trachemys scripta elegans isolate TJP31775 chromosome 6, CAS_Tse_1.0, whole genome shotgun sequence genome includes a window with the following:
- the LPL gene encoding lipoprotein lipase isoform X2 yields the protein MARGALLAALGLWIHYLAALCTATATTQATVPRSTIETKRDFEGIESKFSLRTADEPDDDICYLVPGQADTVARCNFNHTSKTFVVIHGWTVTGMYESWVPKLVDALYKREPDSNVVVVDWLSRAQQHYPVSAAYTKLVGKDVAVFIDWMAEQFNYPLDNLHLLGYSLGAHAAGIAGSLTKKKINRITGLDPAGPNFEYAEATTRLSPDDADFVDVLHTYTRGSPDRSIGIQKPVGHIDIYPNGGGFQPGCNLGEALRLIAEKGLADADQLVKCSHERSIHLFIDSLLYKDKPSLAYRCNTKETFEKGLCLSCRKNRCNNLGYTVSKVRAKRNSKMYLKTRSQMPYKVFHYQVKVHFFGKENVTKTNQPFLVSLYGTADESKNIALILPEISTNKTYSFLVYTEVSIGDLLMLTLQWEKESIFSWSDWWTSYAFDIQRVRVKAGETQKKMVFCSRDGISHLKKGKEAVVFVKCADKSNNTDTG from the exons ATGGCAAGGGGAGCACTGCTGGCAGCCCTGGGCCTGTGGATCCACTACCTCGCTGCTCTCTGCACAGCTACTGCCACGACACAAGCCACTGTCCCAA GAAGCAccatagaaacaaagagagaCTTTGAGGGGATCGAGAGCAAATTTTCTTTAAGGACAGCTGACGAACCTGATGATGACATCTGCTACTTGGTCCCTGGTCAAGCAGACACCGTGGCACGATGCAACTTCAACCATACCAGTAAAACCTTTGTGGTGATCCATGGATGGACG GTAACTGGAATGTACGAGAGCTGGGTCCCAAAGCTGGTGGATGCGCTGTATAAGAGAGAACCCGACTCTAATGTCGTCGTTGTAGATTGGCTAAGTCGTGCCCAGCAGCATTATCCAGTATCTGCTGCCTACACTAAACTGGTGGGAAAGGATGTAGCTGTGTTTATTGACTGGATGGCG GAACAATTCAATTACCCACTCGACAACCTCCATTTGCTGGGCTATAGTCTTGGTGCCCATGCTGCTGGGATTGCTGGAAGTCTGACCAAAAAGAAGATTAACAGGATCACTG GTTTAGATCCAGCTGGACCTAACTTTGAATATGCTGAAGCAACCACGCGCCTCTCCCCGGATGATGCTGATTTTGTGGATGTCCTACACACCTACACCAGGGGGTCTCCGGATCGCAGCATTGGGATACAGAAGCCCGTTGGGCACATTGACATCTACCCAAATGGAGGGGGCTTTCAGCCAGGCTGTAATCTAGGTGAAGCTCTGCGTCTGATTGCAGAAAAAGGCCTTGCAG ATGCGGATCAACTGGTGAAGTGCTCTCACGAACGCTCAATCCACCTCTTCATTGACTCCCTCTTGTACAAAGACAAGCCAAGCCTGGCCTACCGCTGCAACACAAAGGAAACCTTTGAGAAGGGGTTGTGTCTGAGCTGCAGGAAGAACCGCTGCAACAATCTGGGCTATACGGTCAGCAAAGTGAGAGCCAAGAGAAACAGcaaaatgtatttgaagactcGCTCTCAGATGCCCTATAAAG tcTTTCATTACCAGGTCAAGGTCCATTTTTTTGGAAAGGAGAATGTGACCAAGACAAATCAGCCGTTCCTGGTCTCTTTGTATGGCACTGCCGATGAGAGCAAGAACATTGCTTTGATACT acctGAAATTTCCACAAACAAGACCTACTCCTTCCTGGTTTATACCGAGGTCAGCATTGGAGACCTCCTCATGCTGACATTGCAGTGGGAGAAGGAATCCATTTTCAGTTGGTCGGACTGGTGGACCTCCTACGCTTTTGACATCCAGAGGGTCAGAGTGAAGGCAGGAGAAACTCAGAAAAA GATGGTGTTCTGCTCTCGCGATGGGATCTCTCACCTCAAAAAGGGGAAGGAGGCTGTGGTATTTGTGAAATGCGCTGATAAGTCCAACAACACAGATACAGGGTAA
- the LPL gene encoding lipoprotein lipase isoform X1 produces the protein MARGALLAALGLWIHYLAALCTATATTQATVPRSTIETKRDFEGIESKFSLRTADEPDDDICYLVPGQADTVARCNFNHTSKTFVVIHGWTVTGMYESWVPKLVDALYKREPDSNVVVVDWLSRAQQHYPVSAAYTKLVGKDVAVFIDWMAEQFNYPLDNLHLLGYSLGAHAAGIAGSLTKKKINRITGLDPAGPNFEYAEATTRLSPDDADFVDVLHTYTRGSPDRSIGIQKPVGHIDIYPNGGGFQPGCNLGEALRLIAEKGLADADQLVKCSHERSIHLFIDSLLYKDKPSLAYRCNTKETFEKGLCLSCRKNRCNNLGYTVSKVRAKRNSKMYLKTRSQMPYKVFHYQVKVHFFGKENVTKTNQPFLVSLYGTADESKNIALILPEISTNKTYSFLVYTEVSIGDLLMLTLQWEKESIFSWSDWWTSYAFDIQRVRVKAGETQKKMVFCSRDGISHLKKGKEAVVFVKCADKSNNTDTGHQPRP, from the exons ATGGCAAGGGGAGCACTGCTGGCAGCCCTGGGCCTGTGGATCCACTACCTCGCTGCTCTCTGCACAGCTACTGCCACGACACAAGCCACTGTCCCAA GAAGCAccatagaaacaaagagagaCTTTGAGGGGATCGAGAGCAAATTTTCTTTAAGGACAGCTGACGAACCTGATGATGACATCTGCTACTTGGTCCCTGGTCAAGCAGACACCGTGGCACGATGCAACTTCAACCATACCAGTAAAACCTTTGTGGTGATCCATGGATGGACG GTAACTGGAATGTACGAGAGCTGGGTCCCAAAGCTGGTGGATGCGCTGTATAAGAGAGAACCCGACTCTAATGTCGTCGTTGTAGATTGGCTAAGTCGTGCCCAGCAGCATTATCCAGTATCTGCTGCCTACACTAAACTGGTGGGAAAGGATGTAGCTGTGTTTATTGACTGGATGGCG GAACAATTCAATTACCCACTCGACAACCTCCATTTGCTGGGCTATAGTCTTGGTGCCCATGCTGCTGGGATTGCTGGAAGTCTGACCAAAAAGAAGATTAACAGGATCACTG GTTTAGATCCAGCTGGACCTAACTTTGAATATGCTGAAGCAACCACGCGCCTCTCCCCGGATGATGCTGATTTTGTGGATGTCCTACACACCTACACCAGGGGGTCTCCGGATCGCAGCATTGGGATACAGAAGCCCGTTGGGCACATTGACATCTACCCAAATGGAGGGGGCTTTCAGCCAGGCTGTAATCTAGGTGAAGCTCTGCGTCTGATTGCAGAAAAAGGCCTTGCAG ATGCGGATCAACTGGTGAAGTGCTCTCACGAACGCTCAATCCACCTCTTCATTGACTCCCTCTTGTACAAAGACAAGCCAAGCCTGGCCTACCGCTGCAACACAAAGGAAACCTTTGAGAAGGGGTTGTGTCTGAGCTGCAGGAAGAACCGCTGCAACAATCTGGGCTATACGGTCAGCAAAGTGAGAGCCAAGAGAAACAGcaaaatgtatttgaagactcGCTCTCAGATGCCCTATAAAG tcTTTCATTACCAGGTCAAGGTCCATTTTTTTGGAAAGGAGAATGTGACCAAGACAAATCAGCCGTTCCTGGTCTCTTTGTATGGCACTGCCGATGAGAGCAAGAACATTGCTTTGATACT acctGAAATTTCCACAAACAAGACCTACTCCTTCCTGGTTTATACCGAGGTCAGCATTGGAGACCTCCTCATGCTGACATTGCAGTGGGAGAAGGAATCCATTTTCAGTTGGTCGGACTGGTGGACCTCCTACGCTTTTGACATCCAGAGGGTCAGAGTGAAGGCAGGAGAAACTCAGAAAAA GATGGTGTTCTGCTCTCGCGATGGGATCTCTCACCTCAAAAAGGGGAAGGAGGCTGTGGTATTTGTGAAATGCGCTGATAAGTCCAACAACACAGATACAGG ACACCAGCCAAGACCTTAA